DNA from Pseudomonas putida:
AGGTGAAACCCCACGCCGTCTGATGGCTGTCAGTGCCTGGAAAGAAACACCGTTCTTCGATGCCCAGGAACGTGCTGCGTTGCTGTGGACTGAAACCCTCACCCTGGTGGCAGAGAGGCATGCACCGGATGAGATTTACCAAGAGGTTGCCGCTCAATTCACTGAGCAAGCGCTGTCCGAGCTCACCTTTGTGATTGCCGCCATCAACGCCTGGAACCGCTTCGGCGTCGGTTTCGCCATGCAGCCAAAGTAATCCCACATCCGAATTCGGGTGTTTGACACTACACGGCGACTTTCCTCCCAGCCTGAACTTTCAAACACCCCCACTCGAATCAAATCTTTAACGTTTTGCGCGTGTCTGTGCGCGCTCTTTGACGGAGTCAATATGAAAAACATCATCAAAACCTGTGCTGCACTCATGATAGTACTGCCTTTTTTTGCACA
Protein-coding regions in this window:
- a CDS encoding carboxymuconolactone decarboxylase family protein, encoding MSTKRINYYEAAPQAMKAMMGLEKAASQSILPASLRELVRIRASQINGCAYCIDMHTADALKAGETPRRLMAVSAWKETPFFDAQERAALLWTETLTLVAERHAPDEIYQEVAAQFTEQALSELTFVIAAINAWNRFGVGFAMQPK